The Acidobacteriota bacterium DNA segment AACAGGTCAATTCGACCTTCTCGGCCCCGTCCAAAAGCAAAGCCTTTTCCAAGGTAGACTTCCTGGGCTTTGCACTTTTCCCAGAGGTGTTTTTGGATAAACTCGCGAGCGGTAATGGTTGAAAATTCGGGAGTAAACTGAACAATAACAACTTGTTGGATGCCAAGAATTCCCATACCTTCGATGCGCTGTTGCAAGGTTTGTAGCAACGGCGGGGCTGTTTCTGGGTGCAAAACAGCCCGGGGATGCGGATCAAAGGTAATCACGGTGGGTACACAGCCGAGGTCCGCCCCGCGTTGGGCCAGGATCTTCATAATGGATTGATGGCCAAGGTGGAGCCCATCAAAAACTCCAAGCGTGAGCACCGTTGGAGTGGAAATCTCATCAATGGCATCAAGGCCATGCAAAATTCGCATAAATGGTGAGGCAGATATTTTCTCTGCTGATCAAGGATTTCACGCCTCGACTGTCACTCGTAACCCGTCATAGGCTAACTCCACCCCTGACGGGAGCTGCGCTGAAGCACGGGCGTGATTCATTTTATGAGAGATATGCGTGAGCAACGCACGTTGTGGTTTGAGCAGCGCAATATACCGTAGAGTTTCTTCCAAATGTAAGTGGGTTGGGTGTGGTTCGTACCGTAAACAATCCAAAATCAGCACTTCAAGACCTCGGAGTTGATCAAGCGCCGGTTCCGGAATCACATTGCAATCTGTCACATAGGCCAGATTTCCAAACCGAAAGCCCAGGACTGGAAGTTTACCGTGGAGAACTTCGATGGGGGTGATTTCAAGGCCAAACAGGGTAAAGGGACCCCCAATCGTATGGGGCACGATCAGCGGGATGCCCGGTCGAGGCTCGCGTGGAAACGCATAGCTGAAAACGCGTCTCAGTCCCGCCCAGGCAATTTCATTGGCAAAAAAGGGAATTGGCCCCTGTTTGTGGTTCAGTGGACGGATATCGTCCAGGCCGAAAACATGGTCCGCGTGGCAATGAGTGATCAGCACTGCATCCAGTGATTTGAGCCCAACCCGGAGCGCTTGCTGACGGAAATCAGTTGACGTGTCAATCACAATTCTGCGATCCCCGTGTTCAATCAACAACGAGACCCGAAGGCGGTTGTCACGCG contains these protein-coding regions:
- a CDS encoding MBL fold metallo-hydrolase codes for the protein MHVTFLGTGTSTGVPAIGCTCETCLSTDPRDNRLRVSLLIEHGDRRIVIDTSTDFRQQALRVGLKSLDAVLITHCHADHVFGLDDIRPLNHKQGPIPFFANEIAWAGLRRVFSYAFPREPRPGIPLIVPHTIGGPFTLFGLEITPIEVLHGKLPVLGFRFGNLAYVTDCNVIPEPALDQLRGLEVLILDCLRYEPHPTHLHLEETLRYIALLKPQRALLTHISHKMNHARASAQLPSGVELAYDGLRVTVEA